The Rubricoccus marinus nucleotide sequence ATCCGACACGAGTCGGTCAAACGAGTCGCGGCGGCGATTTTCTACCACGTCCGCGTCGTAAGCTTCTATGTATCGCCGCGTCTGAGGAGCCTCTGGCGACTCGAAACTCCAGAGGCCATCCCGAGAGCCTTCTACAACCAGCGCGCGAACTGCTTCCTCAATCGCGGCTGTAACGGCCAGAACCGGAGGCTCGTTGGTGCTGTACCCCGCCTCCGTCTCCAAGATGGCTTTGGTGTCGACAAAGCGAAATACTCCCCCATCAAGCTTCTGCGAGACGATGGTCTTAGTCGTGTGAACAGACTTCAGAACGCGGCCGTTCTGGACAGAGACAGCGCGTAGATAGAGAGTGATCTGGTCCTGGCGAAACTCGCCGCTTCCCCCGACGCCTAAAAGACGCGCACCAGCGCCGCCCGTGATCACGTTAGAGTCGTAGCCAATGATGCCGCCCTCTAGAAGCACGCCAGCATACAACAGTGGAGGGAGCGGTCCGAGGCCCTGACCTTCAGGTCCCGTGTATTGCTGCCGCGTTGTCGATATGATCTGGCGCTCGTTGAGTAGGTTCGAAAGGCCTTCTCTCTCGATAGGCACAAAGAACCCTGAAGCCTCTAGAGCGCGCATGAGAATGCTCGTGGCCCCTTGTGTCACCACGTTGGAAAACGTAGAGGAGTTCTCCAAGGCGCGGTACTGACCTGTTTGATCCCGGAACCGATACACTGCGACGACGACGGGGTCAGAGGGAGCGGGTGTAGATTCTAATAGCTCAGCTGAGACCGTAGCGGGGGGACCGCTCCTTGCTTGCTCCACCTTGAACGGGTCTGCAAATCGGGGCGAGCAACCAGCCGCGCACAGAGCAGCGGCAAGGAGGAGAGTAAGACGCACGGTGTTCGAGTTGTAGTCGGAGTGGGAGGGAGTACCTCAGCGCCCCCTCGCGACGGGTAATCTGAGAAGGAGCGTATTTGCCCCCTTACGGATTGGGAATCGAAACGATTGTCTCGTCTCCTGTCAGGATGTTGAACACGCGTACAGACACGCCATCTAGTCCCGGAACGACCTCGACTTGAAAGTCTCCCAGCGAGAAGGTGCCAGGGCGCGTGAGATCGAGGTCCCCGAACCGGTCCGAGATAAGCTCTCGGGAGAGCTGGTTCAGGATTTGACGCTGAAGCGAGGACTCGAAGTCTGCCAGCGGGTCCCGCGTGAACCGATTGAGGGAATCATCTTCCTCCTCGTTTTGGAGCTGTGCCGACTGCAAAAGCCAGCTGTAGTTCGTCGTGAACCCGCCGAACGCCGGGTTTGTGGGCTGATAGACGAGTTGCTGGGCGGATGCAGAGCTCCCCCACGCAAAGGCTCCTAGGGCGACGACAAAAAGTGCAAGGCGCATAACGTAGAGTATGTAAGCGAGTGACTGGCGCCATTCTACGAACGCCGCGCTCAACCACGTGGCAGGCGCCGAAGTGTAGCAATCACGGCCTGACGCGCAACCTCTTCCGCTTCCTCCTCCCGAATGGGGAGCCGGGCTTGGTAGATCAACTCTCCGTCCAATTGGATCGCAATCAGGGTTCCTTGGCCGGGCAAGGGGCTTTCAGAGATCACGACGCTGAAAAACGACGCTTCTACGGGTGGCCGCCAGAGACGAAAAAACACGTCGTAGAAGTAGCCCCCAGTGCGAGTGAGGGTCTCATCCACGACGAGCTTCCCGATCCCGAGTTGGGGATCGCGTAGCGAGTCTGCTGCCGTCTCACTTTCGCGCATGACCAATACCAGCGTCTCATTGACGATGTCGCGATACGTTCGCGAGTAGCCATACGGGATCCACTCGGCCCTCGCAGTTGTGTCGTCGGCGCTGGAATCCGGCACCGCTGGCGACTGGGCGACGGCGCCCGCCGGTAACAGAGCGAGTGAAACGAGAAAGAGGCGTCGCATCTCGCGAACCTAACCCATAGGCTTCGTTCCAAGCGCGCAGCGAGCGGATTGCAGCCGGACAGATCGGTGCTACGCTCTCGCCTCTGGCGCCAGAGACGGCAGGTCCGACTCACCGATGTCCAGATGGGGCCAGCGCTCACGCAAGAGCGAACTCAGGCGCCGAAGCCCCCATGCCTCAGCACGGTCCTGACCGACGGCGACGGCGAGCGTGCCTGTCTGACGCGCCGCCTCGCGACCCGGCTTGCGGAGCTGGCCGGTGAGGTACACGGCCGCGCCTCTGGCGGCGGCATCGCGCACCATCGCATCCGTCATCGCGCCCGCAAGGGCAACGGCGGGAGCCGGAGCGCTGGCCACGTCGCCCCAAGTCTCCTCGATTCCACCAAACTCGCGCCGGATGGCCTCCAACACGTCGGCCACAGACCGCCTCTGGCGGACCTGCCCGATCAGGCCCATCGCGTTGCCATCACGCCGGAGGGGCTCGTCATTCGGGTCTAGATCTAGCGCTTCGGCGAGCGTTGGGTTGACGCCGATGGAGTGCCGGTCGTCCAGCGCACGGTGCACGGCGAGGACGCCTACGCTTTCGGGAAGCGCGGCAGGCCACAATCCAAACGGCCGATGTATCAAGACGGCGTCTGCGCCAGAGGCCCACCGGTACGGCGGCGGGCCGGCGTCGAGCCGTAGAACGAGACGTTCGACAGAACGGCCAGAATCGATCCACACGCCCGCTGGGTCCCCTTCTCGGTGGTAGCGCTCACGGTCCAGGTGCGGCGCGAGGTGATCGGCGATGTCTCGGACGGTCGGCATAGAGCCCCGTACCGCCTCTGGCGGGTACCGGTTCGCCAGAGGCCTAATAGGCCGTGGTGACCAGGATTGCGTGATCTGCTGCGTCGAGGCTTACCACGAACAACTGGTCGTACTGGTCGTGGTCAAGGGGCGCAAGGGCTTCTCCTGAGAAGGCCCCTGCGACTTGCGGCGTCGTGTTGCTATGGCCGACAACGACCGCCACGCTGCCACGGGGGAGCACCTGGACTCTAGCGACCACATCGTCCACGTATCCGGGCACGCCTCCGTCGCCTATCGGCACCACGACTACTTCTACGCCTGAAGCTTTCGCCAGAGGTGCGGCGGTTTGTCGCGTCCGGCGGTACGGCGTCGCGTAGACCGCGTCGGCTCGGCCGATCCGCATGGCCAATCTCCTGGCGCGCTCATGGCCTCTGGCGCTCAGTGCGGGATCACGCGAGCCATCGTCTGCAGCTTCCGCGTGGCGTACCAGGTAGACGGTCGTCGGGGGAGGTACCTCGGGCGTCCCGGTGCATCCGATCAAGACGGCGAACGAGGAGAGGAGCGCACGCATAGCGAATGCCGGAGAATCAGCGCCTTTCGGAGGCGCGCTGCCGTTCGTTGAGCCAGCCGGGGGAGGCCGCGCCAGAGGCCCACTGGAAGTCGCGGGCTGACCGTCCCTGGCCAATTCGCTGTAGCGATGTGCCCAGTGGAGCGCGAGGACTCTCGCTCACGCCGATGTCCTGGAATAGAAGGCCTCTGGCGTCGGTGAACGATCCTTCCCAGGTAAGCGCCTCGACCGTTTCCCCACGAGGCGAGACGAGCGCGATCCCATCGGGACTGCCGTTTTGTAGTCCCGGAATCGCGATCCACTCCGTCCCGATCCCGTCCCCGACCAAGCGGCCCGCCAGAGGCATCGTGTGGTAAGCCGTACCGTTGCTGCCGTTCACCGCAAGCAGAGTCCAGCCTTCCAGACTCGTACCGTCCGGTCCAGCGATCTCAACGCCCTCCCCGGAGTCGTCGCCTTCGTTGTCGTAGTGGATCTCGTTGATCCACAGCACCCCGCCAGAGGCAGCCGGGCGTGGGACCTCTGGCGTCGGGTTCTGAGGTGTAGGAACAGGCGCTCCTGTTCTGACGCCTCCGTTCCAGATCCTGTCTGCGAGCGTGGGGTCGATAATGAAGGGGTTCTGCGTGCCCTGAAGGCTGGCAACCCACACATTGCGAACCTGCTCGCGGTCGTCTGGCGGATCCTGCCGGTTCCAGACCAGAAGGTCCTGCTCCATGGACTCGAAAAAGCCACGATCTACCTGCTCGGGATACACCGCGACCACGTAGAACACGGCGCGCGCGATGTCTCCCTTTCGGTCTTCCCGCGGCTCAAACTTCCCGTCCCCGCGCTCGCTCCACGGCGCCAGAGGCGGATCTGGAATTTGCGACTGGCTCGCGTCCGCTAGGTACCAGGCATCGGTCTGGGAGTCGGGGACTTCGCCGAAGGGGAGGTTGCCGCGCGAGGAGTTGACGGTCTGGCGCGATGGGAACAGGTGGTGGAGGTCAGAACGGAGCGGCTCTTCTCGCGCGCCCTTCGACTGCGGCCACACGTGCTCGGCGTTGATGCCTCTGGCGTCGGCAGCCTGGGACGCGTCGCCCGCGCCCAGCGTGACGCAGTACTCGGTGTAGATCCCGCACACCACGCCCTGCGTGGACTGCTCCCACCCGTAGAGTTCGTCTCTCGCGCGGCTGTAGCCAAGCGTCCGAACGGGCGAGAAGTCCCGGTCTAGAACCCCCAGCAGATCGCCCGCAACCACGTCGGTATACAGCACGGCCTCTGGCGGAGGCGCGCCGGGACCAGCGGTGGAAACGCGCGGCCGCGTCTCGCACCCGCTCACGAGCAGCAAACATGCGCACGCCAGTGCGGCGCCAGAGGCAAACAGTCTCATGTCTCTTCGTCGACGAGCGCGACGTGGCGGAAGTAGGTCTGCTCCTCGAAGGACGCGCCAAGCGCTCCGACGGCGAGACCGATGGAGGCGACAAACCCAGCGAACACGACGACGTGGTGTAGCGCGATGGTTTCGCCGAGCGTGGCGGCCCAGCCCTCCAAAATCGCGCGGTCGAACAGAAGCGCGGCGAGGCCGAGCGTGCCGACGAACATCAGCGCGTACGTCGTCGCCATGCCGATAGCGACGGCTAGCAGGACCGACGCTTCCGAGACCACGCGCTGCTCACTGCGCCGGCGGCTGCGGCGGTGAACCAGAAGCCTCTGGCGCCTCACGAGGTACACGCTTGCGACGAACAGGATCGCGAGGGATAGGGCGGCGACGAGCCACGCCGGTTGCCGAGCGCCTAGATCCCACGCCTCGGCGGTCATCACGAGGACGACGAGCGTGGAGACAGCGGCCGTCGTCAGTTTCGCGAACTGGAACGGGAAGCGCCAGGGGCGGATCTGCCGCACGGCATCAATCACGTCGGCGCGTTCCCGCCAGAGGCTGCGCACGGTGAACACGACGTTGCTGATGCGATGCGCGTCGGCACGTTCTTCCATGCGGGGGTCCGCCACGTCGGCGATCTCCTCGCTCAGTTCCTCAACCTCGGCAGGCGAGTAGCGCCGCATCCCGTCCAGATCCGACGAGGCCCGGATATCGTGCATCAGGTCCTCTGGCGCGTCGCGGTGACCCAGGCCGTTGAGGTGCCCAAGTTCGTGGAGCGCGAGGGTCGCGATGCGGTCAGCGAGACGCTCTGGGTCGGGCAGGGCATCGCGCAGGACCGGATCCAGACGCGCGACGGAGAGAACGGCCACGCCCAGCGCCTGCGAGGGCGTGCCCAGGGCGAACGGCCTGAACCGCGCGCGGAGGTCCGCCGCCGTTACGACAAGCGCGAAGTCCCACCCACCGAGGTCGCGCTCCGCAGCGCCCACGTCCAAGAGATCTACCGGTTCGGCCCGCGCCCCAGGCACCACGTCCCGGCGGCGGATCGACGGCAGGCGCCAGTCGAAATCCGGCAGTGCCCGCCTCAGTTCGTCGCGGACCAACTTCCTCGCGAGCGATACCGACCGCCTCTGTGCGTCGCTCAACCCGCCCGCCAGCACCCACCCGACAACGACGGGCGGCGACGGTTGAACCGAGGGCTGCGGATGGGATTCGGGTTCCACGGAGGTCCTGAGGGGGCCTCGAAGCTAGACAGTGATCTGCTCTAGCGCCTCTGCGCCAGAGGCCTCTGGCGAGGTCTTGGACCCACAAAAAAGTGGCCTCTGGCGCGATGCCAGAGGCCACAGGCTGTCAGACAGCGAAGCGGGGACTAGCGGTAGCCGCCGCCGCCACCACCGCCGTAGTTGCCGCCGCCACCGCCGTAGCCGCCGCCGCCACCGCGGTTGCCGCCACCGCCGCCGTAGCCACCACCACCGCCGTAGCCGCCGCCACCACCGCCATCACGACGTGGGGGACGCTCGCCGCGGGGGCGCGCCTCGTTAACGGTCAGCGGGCGGCCGCCCATTGGGCTGTCGTTCAGGTTCTCAATGGCGGTGCGAGCCGCGTCGTCGTTGGACATCTCGACGAAGCCGAATCCGCGCGAGCGGCCGGTGTCACGGTCCTTAATAACTGTGGCGCTGGAGACCTCTCCGTGCGCTTCGAAGATCTCCCGGAGCTCGTCGTCAGTGGTCGAGTAGGGGAGGTTGGCTACGTAAATATTCATGGGCTGGCTTATCGTGCAAAAGGGGAAAAACGCGAACGAGCACCCCGCCAGCCAGCCGGGCGCTCGCATTCAATGTAGATCAACGCACGACGGGGCGCCGGGTTCGCTTCCGAACGCGCGCGATTCGCACACCGACGAGAACGCGCCTCTTGCGCCAGAGGCCGCGGTAGGGCTCAGTCCAGGCCGTACTCCGCCGCGATCTCCTCCGGCGTGAACGCGTCCTGCTCAGATTCCGGCATCGCCGCCTTGGTCACCACGTGCCTGCCGATGACCAGCGCGTCCATGTGCGTGCGGCGGAACACGCGGACCGCGTCCTCGGCGCTCCCCACGATGGGCTCTCCCCGGACGTTGAACGACGTGTTGACCAGCACCGGGCAGCCGGTGCGCGCTTCGAAGGCCTTCAAAAGGTCGTAGTAGATCCCGTTGCGGGCTTTCGTGACGGTTTGTACGCGGGCACTTCCGTCCACGTGCGTGACCGCCGGAACGGCGCTGTCGATGCTCGTGAGCCGTTCCAGACCCTCCCCTTCGATCTTCGCGTCCCGCACCGGACCGACGAGCAACATGTAGGGCGACGCGTCGCCAGAGGCCTCGGGCGTTTCGCCCTTCTCTTCCTTTACACCTCCGAGGTCGAAAAACTCGTCGGCGCGTTCCGCGAGCACACTTGGCGCGAACGGGCGGAAGCTCTCGCGGAACTTGATCTGGAGGTTCACCTTCCGCTGCACCTCCCGGCCTCTGGCGTCAGCGAGGATGCTGCGGTGGCCCAGTGCGCGCGGGCCGAACTCGGCGCGGCCTTGAAACCACCCCACGGTCTGTCCTTCCGCCAGGAGTTCGGCAGTCCGCGCTACCACCTCAGCGTCGGTCGCGAACGTCTCGATAGGCAAGCCTGCCAGAGCCGTCTTTATGTCCTCCTCCTCTGGCGCCGGTCCCAGGTAACTCCCCTGCATCCCGTCGCCAGAGGCAGCGGTTCGAGGCTCATTGCCCCAGTGGTGCGCGGCCATGAGTGCGGCGCCGAGTGCGCCTCCTGCGTCGCCCGCAGCGGGCTGGATCCAGATGTCGTCGAACGGCCCCTCGCGCAAGAGGCGACCGTTGGCCACGCAGTTGAGCGCGACGCCGCCGGCCAAGCACAGCTTCGTCTCGCCGGTCTCTCGGTGGACGTGATGGGCCATCCGCACCACCGCCTCCTCCGTGACCTCTTGGATGCTCCGCGCGAGGTCCATGTCGCGCTGCGCCAGAGGCGCCTCGGGCTGGCGACGCGGGAAGCCCAGCAACTCTTCCATTGCGCGGCCGGTCATCGTGAGGCCCGCTGCGTAGGTGAAGTAGTCCATGTTCAACCGGAACGAGCCGTCCTCACGCAGATCGATCAGGTGCTCTCGGATGATGTCCACGTACCGCGGCTCACCATACGGAGCGAGTCCCATCAATTTGTATTCGCCAGAGTTAACCCTGAACCCGCAGAAGTACGTAAACGCCGAATAGAGCAATCCGAGCGAGTGCGGGAAGTGGATCTCGCCATGGATCTGAAGCGCGTTGCCTCTGGCGGTACCCCACGAGGTTGTCGCCCACTCCCCTACCCCGTCGGTCGTGAGAAAGGCGGCACGGCTGAACGGGCTCGGGAAGAACGCGCTTGCGGCATGACTCTCGTGGTGCTCAGGGAATATGAGGGGCATCGGGCTCTCCCTGTCTTCCAAGCCGAGCTCTCTCTTGATCAGGTCCGGGATCCAGAGCTTTTGCTTGAGCCAGAGCGGCATCGCTTTGATAAACGATCCCAACCCCCGCGGCGCGTACGAGAGGTACGTCTCCAGCAGCCGCTCGAATTTGAGCAACGGCTTGTCGTAGAACGCGACGGCGTCCAGGTCCTCAGCCCTTATGCCTGCCTTGCTGAGGCAGTACGCGACAGCGTGCGTGGGGAAGCCCGCGTCGTGCTTACGGCGCGTGAACCGCTCCTCCTGTGCAGCCGCGACGATCTCGCCGTCGCGCACGATGGCGGCGGCGGAGTCGTGGTACCAGCAGGAGATGCCGAGAACGGTCATAGGGGCCTCTGGCGCCAGAGGCTAGAAGTAGCGTTCGAGCCGCTCAGGCGTGGACGGTGCCGGGGCGTCGCGAAGGATCCAGTACGAGTCCTCGGCTGGATCTGGATGCTTCGTCAGAGGGTCTTTGCCCAGCGCGCGAAGGATCAGGCCGATGGGCAAGATGACGAGCACGAATGCGAGTGTCAGGATCACGCGCGTCATGACAAAGCCCATCGCGAAAGCGAGGCCCATCCAAACCTTGTAGACCGGCCGCAACACCACCGGTAGGGCCGCTCCTAGCGCGATGAGTGCGCACCCGAGGCCGCCTAGGATCTGCGCGAGCGTGGTCAGCTCCCATCCGTTTCGCCACGCCGAGATCAGCGCGATGCCTGCGAACACGCCGCCGACGACGAGCCCAAACTTCCGCAACGCCGGGACCGACACGTCGAGCTCGCGCACCTCGGCTGCCACCATCGCCAGAGGCGACGGGCCGGAGCGTCGGGATGGGCGAGGTGCGGGCATGAAAGCCTCTGGCGGTGGGAACGCCGAAGCTACGGGCACGCTGGGCGCCGGCTCTCCCCTCTTCAGTCCGGTCGAACGTCTTTCGCGTGGCATCTCCGCGCCAGAGGCTACCGAGGCGTCCGGAGGTCCGTGGCGTTGACGGCGTGCTCCCAGAGCAGGTCGCCAGCGGCGTCGAAGGTCTTCATGGTGAGAGTCCGCGTCTCACGGGGTCCGCTAAAGGTGAGCGTCCCGAAGTTGTAAACGCCTGCGACGAGCGTGCCGGGCACGCGGACCGGGTTCTCGAACTCCGGTGAGTCCTCGCGCGTGGCGTAGGTGGAGGCGCCGGCCGTAAGCGGGCTGGAGGTGAAGTCATAGAGCGGGTACGTCCCGTTCCGCTCCACGCGGATGAGCTCCGTGTGGTGCCGGTCGCCCGAGAGAAACACGACGCCGTCGATTTGCCTCTGGCGAAGCTCTTCGAGGAAGTACGCGCGCTCCACCGGCGCGATAGCCGCGTACGTCTCGAAGATCTGGACCGGGTTCAGGATCTGTCCCCCGTTGGCGATGATCTTGAACGTCGCGCGGCTCGCGGTGAGAGCGTCCAACAGCCAGCGAAGCTGCTCCGCGCCGAGGTACTCGCGCTCGTTTGCGGGCGCGCTGTTGGGCGCACGGTGGTAGCGGTCATCCAAGAGGAACACCTCGGCATCCCCCCACTCGAACTGAGTAAACACGCCCGGCACGCCAGAGGCTCCATACGTCGGGTTGGGCCAGAAGCGCTTGAACGTCTCCAACGCGGCCTCTTTGTGGATGTACGAGCGGTCGGAGTCGTTGGGGCCGAAGTCGTGGTCGTCCCACGTCGCGTAGTGCGCGGTGCTCGCGAGGAGCGGCTGCAAGTCTGCAGCCTCTCGGCTTTTCGCGTAGCGGTAGTCAATGCCCTCGGGGCTCCACCAGTCGACCTCGCGGAGGTACACGTTGTCACCCAGCCACAGCATCGCGTTCGGCCTCTGGCGCTGGATCGAGCGGAAGATGGTCGTCGGCCCACCGTAGGGCCGGGTAAACGCGAGCGTGTCCGCGTAGGCCCGATCTGGTCGGTCGTACGGTGTGTCGTTGTCGTAGTAGCACGAGCCGAGCGCGAGCGTAAACGTGGGCGGGTCGGTCCTCCACTGCCACAGCTCCTGCGTCGTGATCTCCAGCGGGTACGCGGTTACCACCTCCTCCCCATCCACGCGGACGGTGTACGTCGTGGTCTCGCCCGGCTCCATGCCGAACAGCGCGACGCTCGCCGTGCCATCGTGCGCGGTCCGCGCCTGGCCTCTGGCGCCAGAGGCCGTGGTGACTTCGACGAGTGCGGGCGCCTCGGTCTGCACCCAGACGGTGGCGCCGCGGTGGGTCACGTCGGCGAGCATGGGTCCAGAGCGGAGGATCCCGTTGGGATCGGCCTGAGCAAAAGCGGAGCCGCTGGCGCCAGAGGCGACGAGCAGGAGGAGGAGAGCGCGGTGCAACATGGGATCAGAAAAAACGCCGCGCCCGGCTGGCGGGTGCGGCGTGGATGGGGGTGCGGACGCCAGAGGCTAGTCCTCGTCTTCGTCCTCGAACTCGGGCGCGGGGCGAACGTCCCAGGCCAGCATCTGCTCGATGTCGGCGGAGTCCTCTTCGTCCTCGCCGTCGAGCAGGAACGTGTAGTCGCCGAGCTTGCGGCGCTTGCTCTCGGCGACGCGCTTCCACAACGTGCCGTCCTCGTCGGTGAACTCGTCTGGGAACGGGCTCCGCACGCGGTGGCTGGGGTGGTAGTTACGGTACGTCTTGGCTGCCTCGTAGAGCGCCGCGCGGCGAGCGCCGGGGCGCGTCGTGCTGCGGCCAACCACGCGGAAGGGCGCGATGGTAATGGAGGCGACGATCTCGTCACCCTCAGCCTCGGGCAGGTCGGTCTCGATCGGGTTCCCCTCCTCGTCCACCTGCTCCTGGTCGCTGTACTCGGGCCGCATCACCTTGAACTCGTCGGGGTGCGGATATGCGCTGCGTTCGTCGAACATCTGGTCGTTTATCGTCGTTGGGCCGCGAAGGTACGCCCGCGGCGGCGCTCTTCCCCCCGCCAGAGGCGTGCTTTCCTGCATGATTCACCCCGCACGGCCCTTGACGGTTTCTTCGGCTCGTGTAGCTTTCCCCATCCTTTGCCGCCACCTCTCATGGCCGATCCCTTCTCGCTCTCCAGCGACGACGACTTCGAGGATGACCTCGACAACGACCTGGACCTCGATGACGAGGACATGGACGACGATTTTGAGATCGACGATGACGACCTCGATTTCGGCGACGACGATCTAGACCTCGACGACGAAGACCTCGACGAGGACTTTTAAGCAGCACCCTTTAAGCGTGCTGTTGTGGCGGGCTCTACGCTGATGCGTCTGGGCCCGTTCTTGTGCTAGGCAGCTCGGCCCTAGGTTCGGCGCAGCGCTTAACGTACGGGCGAGATCTACGACGCCTGCACGGCGGTCCACCATTCGGCGTAGGGTGTGTTCTCCGGCTTCATCCGGTTGTAATCCTCTCCATCCCACCACGTGGGCCCGCGCTC carries:
- a CDS encoding CsgG/HfaB family protein, which produces MRLTLLLAAALCAAGCSPRFADPFKVEQARSGPPATVSAELLESTPAPSDPVVVAVYRFRDQTGQYRALENSSTFSNVVTQGATSILMRALEASGFFVPIEREGLSNLLNERQIISTTRQQYTGPEGQGLGPLPPLLYAGVLLEGGIIGYDSNVITGGAGARLLGVGGSGEFRQDQITLYLRAVSVQNGRVLKSVHTTKTIVSQKLDGGVFRFVDTKAILETEAGYSTNEPPVLAVTAAIEEAVRALVVEGSRDGLWSFESPEAPQTRRYIEAYDADVVENRRRDSFDRLVSDRSRDGASFAITGGVSQFETDYAEASAQPIGAATLSYPLMTGLSFGARGEAGLLDIAGSAEPFLGAGGVVKARLLPSAQTSPTFTAGAGALSVWGEDSVFAYGTMFGGLESRLSGAVAFQIEAGLTYPFLEGLDTLVNRGSVNDNVWSVQAGFVFYSGR
- a CDS encoding curli production assembly/transport component CsgF is translated as MRLALFVVALGAFAWGSSASAQQLVYQPTNPAFGGFTTNYSWLLQSAQLQNEEEDDSLNRFTRDPLADFESSLQRQILNQLSRELISDRFGDLDLTRPGTFSLGDFQVEVVPGLDGVSVRVFNILTGDETIVSIPNP
- a CDS encoding CsgE family curli-type amyloid fiber assembly protein, which gives rise to MRRLFLVSLALLPAGAVAQSPAVPDSSADDTTARAEWIPYGYSRTYRDIVNETLVLVMRESETAADSLRDPQLGIGKLVVDETLTRTGGYFYDVFFRLWRPPVEASFFSVVISESPLPGQGTLIAIQLDGELIYQARLPIREEEAEEVARQAVIATLRRLPRG
- a CDS encoding Nif3-like dinuclear metal center hexameric protein codes for the protein MPTVRDIADHLAPHLDRERYHREGDPAGVWIDSGRSVERLVLRLDAGPPPYRWASGADAVLIHRPFGLWPAALPESVGVLAVHRALDDRHSIGVNPTLAEALDLDPNDEPLRRDGNAMGLIGQVRQRRSVADVLEAIRREFGGIEETWGDVASAPAPAVALAGAMTDAMVRDAAARGAAVYLTGQLRKPGREAARQTGTLAVAVGQDRAEAWGLRRLSSLLRERWPHLDIGESDLPSLAPEARA
- a CDS encoding SixA phosphatase family protein, whose translation is MRALLSSFAVLIGCTGTPEVPPPTTVYLVRHAEAADDGSRDPALSARGHERARRLAMRIGRADAVYATPYRRTRQTAAPLAKASGVEVVVVPIGDGGVPGYVDDVVARVQVLPRGSVAVVVGHSNTTPQVAGAFSGEALAPLDHDQYDQLFVVSLDAADHAILVTTAY
- a CDS encoding endonuclease, with the translated sequence MRLFASGAALACACLLLVSGCETRPRVSTAGPGAPPPEAVLYTDVVAGDLLGVLDRDFSPVRTLGYSRARDELYGWEQSTQGVVCGIYTEYCVTLGAGDASQAADARGINAEHVWPQSKGAREEPLRSDLHHLFPSRQTVNSSRGNLPFGEVPDSQTDAWYLADASQSQIPDPPLAPWSERGDGKFEPREDRKGDIARAVFYVVAVYPEQVDRGFFESMEQDLLVWNRQDPPDDREQVRNVWVASLQGTQNPFIIDPTLADRIWNGGVRTGAPVPTPQNPTPEVPRPAASGGVLWINEIHYDNEGDDSGEGVEIAGPDGTSLEGWTLLAVNGSNGTAYHTMPLAGRLVGDGIGTEWIAIPGLQNGSPDGIALVSPRGETVEALTWEGSFTDARGLLFQDIGVSESPRAPLGTSLQRIGQGRSARDFQWASGAASPGWLNERQRASERR
- a CDS encoding DUF2391 domain-containing protein, which translates into the protein MEPESHPQPSVQPSPPVVVGWVLAGGLSDAQRRSVSLARKLVRDELRRALPDFDWRLPSIRRRDVVPGARAEPVDLLDVGAAERDLGGWDFALVVTAADLRARFRPFALGTPSQALGVAVLSVARLDPVLRDALPDPERLADRIATLALHELGHLNGLGHRDAPEDLMHDIRASSDLDGMRRYSPAEVEELSEEIADVADPRMEERADAHRISNVVFTVRSLWRERADVIDAVRQIRPWRFPFQFAKLTTAAVSTLVVLVMTAEAWDLGARQPAWLVAALSLAILFVASVYLVRRQRLLVHRRSRRRSEQRVVSEASVLLAVAIGMATTYALMFVGTLGLAALLFDRAILEGWAATLGETIALHHVVVFAGFVASIGLAVGALGASFEEQTYFRHVALVDEET
- a CDS encoding RNA recognition motif domain-containing protein, producing the protein MNIYVANLPYSTTDDELREIFEAHGEVSSATVIKDRDTGRSRGFGFVEMSNDDAARTAIENLNDSPMGGRPLTVNEARPRGERPPRRDGGGGGGYGGGGGYGGGGGNRGGGGGYGGGGGNYGGGGGGGYR
- a CDS encoding carbamoyltransferase family protein — protein: MTVLGISCWYHDSAAAIVRDGEIVAAAQEERFTRRKHDAGFPTHAVAYCLSKAGIRAEDLDAVAFYDKPLLKFERLLETYLSYAPRGLGSFIKAMPLWLKQKLWIPDLIKRELGLEDRESPMPLIFPEHHESHAASAFFPSPFSRAAFLTTDGVGEWATTSWGTARGNALQIHGEIHFPHSLGLLYSAFTYFCGFRVNSGEYKLMGLAPYGEPRYVDIIREHLIDLREDGSFRLNMDYFTYAAGLTMTGRAMEELLGFPRRQPEAPLAQRDMDLARSIQEVTEEAVVRMAHHVHRETGETKLCLAGGVALNCVANGRLLREGPFDDIWIQPAAGDAGGALGAALMAAHHWGNEPRTAASGDGMQGSYLGPAPEEEDIKTALAGLPIETFATDAEVVARTAELLAEGQTVGWFQGRAEFGPRALGHRSILADARGREVQRKVNLQIKFRESFRPFAPSVLAERADEFFDLGGVKEEKGETPEASGDASPYMLLVGPVRDAKIEGEGLERLTSIDSAVPAVTHVDGSARVQTVTKARNGIYYDLLKAFEARTGCPVLVNTSFNVRGEPIVGSAEDAVRVFRRTHMDALVIGRHVVTKAAMPESEQDAFTPEEIAAEYGLD
- a CDS encoding SxtJ family membrane protein encodes the protein MPAPRPSRRSGPSPLAMVAAEVRELDVSVPALRKFGLVVGGVFAGIALISAWRNGWELTTLAQILGGLGCALIALGAALPVVLRPVYKVWMGLAFAMGFVMTRVILTLAFVLVILPIGLILRALGKDPLTKHPDPAEDSYWILRDAPAPSTPERLERYF
- a CDS encoding alkaline phosphatase D family protein, with the protein product MLHRALLLLLVASGASGSAFAQADPNGILRSGPMLADVTHRGATVWVQTEAPALVEVTTASGARGQARTAHDGTASVALFGMEPGETTTYTVRVDGEEVVTAYPLEITTQELWQWRTDPPTFTLALGSCYYDNDTPYDRPDRAYADTLAFTRPYGGPTTIFRSIQRQRPNAMLWLGDNVYLREVDWWSPEGIDYRYAKSREAADLQPLLASTAHYATWDDHDFGPNDSDRSYIHKEAALETFKRFWPNPTYGASGVPGVFTQFEWGDAEVFLLDDRYHRAPNSAPANEREYLGAEQLRWLLDALTASRATFKIIANGGQILNPVQIFETYAAIAPVERAYFLEELRQRQIDGVVFLSGDRHHTELIRVERNGTYPLYDFTSSPLTAGASTYATREDSPEFENPVRVPGTLVAGVYNFGTLTFSGPRETRTLTMKTFDAAGDLLWEHAVNATDLRTPR